In a single window of the Octopus sinensis linkage group LG1, ASM634580v1, whole genome shotgun sequence genome:
- the LOC115232567 gene encoding protein mono-ADP-ribosyltransferase PARP14-like codes for MDPFNPQEFKRAILRWTPAWYADRRSVKHEAWQTYVVNFGGKYEVALRHRCRNASSSVRPSDVADRIGVMATSSPNPSLPDPRQKATPMTPRTNVTSRENAGIKINLTIDSISNASVDVIVNSTNEHLQLDSGAISKLILNAAGPQIQRECNRKYPQGISIYEIAVTKGYNLKCKNVFHLVLPPWDENFSHSILANLTQIITNCLEKAEKLGAKSLAFPTLGGGKLKYPIEQLPGIMYEAVKNYSIQNSSQIKVVNFVVYPEDTEIVTVG; via the exons ATGGACCCCTTCAACCCTCAAGAGTTTAAAAGAGCTATCCTGCGCTGGACACCAGCCTGGTATGCAGATAGGAGAAGTGTTAAACATGAAGCCTGGCAGA CTTACGTggtaaattttggagggaaatatGAAGTCGCATTACGGCATAGATGTAGGAATGCTAGCAGTTCCGTTAGGCCGTCCGATGTCGCTGATCGTATTGGTGTAATGG caaCCTCTTCACCAAACCCATCCCTTCCTGATCCGCGACAGAAAGCAACCCCTATGACACCCAGAACTAATGTGACATCCAGAGAAAATGCTGGCATCAAAATAAACCTAACGATTGATTCAATTTCTAATGCATCT GTTGATGTCATCGTTAACAGCACCAACGAACATCTCCAGCTTGACAGTGGTGCTATTTCCAAATTAATTCTCAATGCTGCTGGTCCACAGATACAAAGGGAATGTAACAGGAAATATCCTCAAGGTATTTCAATATATGAAATAGCCGTCACTAAAGGATACAACCTCAAGTGTAAGAATGTATTTCATCTGGTATTACCTCCCTGGGATGAAAATTTTTCTCATTCA attctggCAAACTTGACTCAAATAATAACCAATTGTCTGGAAAAAGCTGAGAAATTGGGTGCAAAAAGCCTTGCATTTCCTACATTAGGAGGTGGAAAATTGAAGTACCCCATTGAACAACTACCTGGAATTATGTATGAAGCCGTGAAAAACTACTCAATTCAAAATTCAAGCCAGATCAAAGTTGTAAACTTTGTGGTTTATCCTGAAGACACAGAAATAGTAACGGttggttga